A stretch of DNA from Acomys russatus chromosome 4, mAcoRus1.1, whole genome shotgun sequence:
cacatctttaactccagtactaaggaggcagaggcaggtagatttttgTGGGCTTAAGGccaaacctggtctacacaggaagctcctggctagccagagctacatagtaagatcccctgtctttaaaaaaaagaaaagaaagaaattaaagaaaaagagaaataaaaagggacGAGAGGAGGCAGAATAAGCCCGTATGGAGGAAGCGCATGGCAAGAGAGGCATGTGCTGACAGAATAGTTAACTCCTCTTTCCCAAGATTTCCCAGAGCACATATAAGAAAGCGAGAAAGAGAATGCTATGATTATGTTCACTTAATTCCTGGTTCCTTTATTAAAGGACCCAATCTGATGTCACTGAACAAGCTCCCTGCCTAGTTTCAATTTTCTAAACTGAGCCTCCTCTCTGTATCCTCTTTAGGGGTCTAAGAGACCACAGTTCAGTTTCAGAGTGTTGGCATTCCCAAGaccacccagagtgctggggtatCACGGAAGCCAGGGATCTTACCTTCCTATCCTCCAGGTACATGCCTCAGCGAGGCTATTTTAAATCACAGCCCAGAAGTTAGGAAAGGAAACTGGGCTCTTAGAGCCATGGTAGCTCTAAATTAATCAAGTGTATGATACCTCAGCATATACAAATTACCAATCTCAATCTcacattgtcttttcttttttgcaaagTAGTCAAACTCGGGCCTCCTACACTGTATGTTCACCACAGCCTGAGCCTCTGACTTCTAGGTGCTAAAGTCATACTTTAAAGCCACAAAGGCTTAGAAACTAGCAGTAAGGACCCTGCGCTGCCAGAGAGGACATTAACTAGGCCGTGTCCTCCCATCTGTTTTCACACAGGAGCAGAGCCTATGAAATAGTTATGCTCAAGTGCAGAAGTCTGTAGGTCAAAGTAAGTGTCCACGAGCTAAGCCAAAACAAAATCCAACCCAGCTCAAACCAtccctcttctttttccccctcccctccttttttttttttttttttttttaaagacagggtcccaggtagcctagactggcctcaaactaagtaGCTGAATAGGGGGGAAAAATGAGGACATAACTGCTTCTAGGTATAGTTGAGTTTTGTTGTAAATCTGACgaagagcacagccagaggcatctggaggagTCCAGAGTGAATGTGGCCAACAGACTGACCTGGGCCAtgtgggagatgggggtggggaggtgggaagatgggaggaacCGGAAGCCAAGAGGCCAGGAGAGTTGGAACCAAGAGGCAAAAGGATTAAAGGACTggtagccaaaatggctgagatTATGTAGGATTCAGAGTCGCTGGGGGAAGGGAAACCCAGCTCCTGGGCTGCAGAGTATAGGGTAGCAGGTGGCGATGCTAGCCAGGATGACTCCACAGGTACTGAGTGATGCCAGGAGGACCTGATGCCCATGTCTACTTTGATacgttaaataggcacctcagccatttgtcctgtGCTGGAGACCTTACTGCTGTACAGACAGGCCTTTAACTGTGTGCTTGGGTTACAGACATACGCCACCATGGCCATTCCTTCACTTTATGGCTAAAAAGCAGCCaggtaagccaggcgtggtggcgcacgcctttaatcccagcactcgggaggcagaggcaggcggatcactgtgagttcgaggtcagcctggtctacaaagtgagtccaggacagctaaggctacacagagaaaccctgtctcaaaaaacggaaaaaaaaaaaaaaaaaaaaaagcagccaggtAAAGACAATATAAAGACCCACGTAGACACGAGAGAAAATCTCAACAAAAGTTGTAGTCAAACAACTGGGGGTTTGTTTTATCTCTTTTTCCAATTTGTAAGGTTTTAAAGTAAgaaacttctcctcctcctccttttttttaaaagaggggtTTGGGAGAACACAGTACAGCCCtgtcttgcctcaaactcagagatgtgcctcctctacctccaaatgctgggattaaaaatgtgcaacACCAGGCAaggcacggtggctcatgcctgtaatcccagcatccaggaggtagaggcaggtagatctctgtgagttcgaggccatcctggtctacaaattgagtccaggacagacaggagaaaccctgactgaggggtgggggtgggggtgggggtgcgaaccaaaccaaacaaaaagtacaaCTGCATGCCTGACCAGAATCCTTTTATGCAGAAAACATGAGCACAAAATACCAGTTACCTATAACGTCAGAGTATCTAGATAAAGCTCCACAGGATGAAGCAATGCAACGGCGCCTGTGAAAAGACTCATGATCGTATGTAACGTAAAGACctctggcactcgggaggcagaggcaggcggatcgctgtgagttcgaggccagcctggtctacaaagcgagtccatgatggccaaggctacacagagaaaccctgtctcgggaaaaaaaaaaaaaaaaaaaaaagacctctgtGTTACACAGcgagaccatgtctcgaaaaacaaaacaaaacaaaaagcaagcaaacaaacaaacaaaaaaagacttctgTCCAAAGTTCCTTGAGCCAGAGCCAAGAGATGTCATAATTTgcacagaaaaggagaaattacTTCCTAtccctggggaggggagggcaagagAACCATTACTACCCCGAGTTTGGCTTGTACAATCGAAAACTGCTTCAAATGAAGAAAAGGCGTGTGTCCTATTCCTTCACCCTGTCCCAGGCCCTAAATCAAACTCCGCTCAAAGTGCTACCTGGCGAGATGGGGGCCCTCTAAGACCCTCTAAGTCACTCTCCAAAGGGCTCTGCGCGCACACTAGGATGTGGAGAGGGACCGGGCAGAATGCAGCCTTAACAGCTCTGTGCGATACGTACAGAGATGATCTTTACTTCACAGAGGGTCAAGAGCAGCCTTCAAAGAAGTCTTTGCTCACAGTCGCAGCAGTCCGGAGTGGGGAAGGTGGCCTAGGCACAGAAAGGTTCTCTTAGATGGCGCTACTGTCGCCGGCTGGGAAGCACCTCCGCGGCGCAGCAGGCTTGGAGGAACCAGGATAGTGGAGCGCCGGGCCCGGTGGAGCCAGAGCGCAAGCAGCAAACTGAGCCACCTTCTTCTCCCCCGCCGCCACTCACCTGAGGCCAGCGAAGGCAGCGCCCCAATTCCAGCCCCGGGCCGCACAGGGTAAGTCAACCAACACACATTCCTCCAGCACCAACCGCTTCACAACCCACTTCCGGCCAGCGGCCCCTTACTTCCGCTTGTGTTGGTACGGGAGCCGCGGATGTTCAAAAGGCTCCAGGCAGCGTTTCCCGCTAAGGTTTTTCTAGTGTTTGACTTTAAGGGCTAGTAGCAGTAGTTAGTAGCTGAGAACATACAGAGGGAAGAATAGTACCCTGGATGGATCGCTTTGGGAGTAATTGAGAAGAAGTAAATGGCACAGGTTCGAATGCTAGGATTGCCACCTGGGTTTTATGACTTTGGAGAAGTCACATAAACTTTTCAAGCCTAGTTTGTCATTTATACAAAAAGGATAATAATAGTGAAAATGCTTTCAGAAGAGGGCCTAGcaataaagagataaaaaatagattcaaggggctggagagatggctcagtggttaagagcactgactgctcttccagaggtcctgagttcaattcccagtaaccacttggtggctcacaaccatctataatatgacctgatgccctcttctggcccgtgggtgtacatgcagacagagcactatattcataataataaataaataaatttttaaaatcaatttaaaaaatagattcaaggagccaggaatggtggcgcacttctttgatcccagcactgaagtggcagaggcaggtgaacctttATGAATTCATAGCCAGCCTGATCTTAGTTCCATGACAGCTatggctatgtagagagattttgtctcaaaacaaaacaaaacaaaacaggaggcagaggcaggtgttcaaggacagcctggtcttctgAGTTCTGTGAACATTTCAACATGTGTGCCCCAGACCATTGGTAACATGGCTTACACTGGCTAGGGACTTCTCAACCGATTATAATCTAGTCACAAACCCAGAGTGAAAAATcccacctccaggggacaaaGCTTGATTGCTCCTAGACAGTCATGACAGTCCAGTTTCTTTTTGCCGAATACTGGTTCCTAGTTTCCCATAATGTGGGAGGAGCTTATGGCCCAGCTCTGGCCAACGGGACTGGAAGGGAAGAGTCATTGCATGGTCCTGGGACCTTGCTTTAGGGTGTGTATATGGAGGCCAGTGGTCAGCATCAAGTGTGTTCCTGAGcctctctccaccttacttttgagGACAGTGTCCCTCACTGAAACTGGAGCCCACAGATTTAGATTCAGCCAGATTGGCTTGCCAATAAACTCGAGGGATCCATGTGTATCCTGGTGACCCCTGAGATGGGGTTACAGATAGACCAGGTCTCAGGGCCTGTTTTTATGTTGGTGCTGTAGAGCTAAACTCAGGTTTACATGCCCGTATGGCAGGCACTTAATTgattgagccatttccccagcccctagAAAAgctccccccccttttcttttttaagtatctgcatttattgattaaaaattttttgaaacaacattttactatgtagccctacctgttctggaactctgtgtagaccaggctggcctccatctcagagatctgcccaccaccgactccggagtgctgagattaaagccatgtgcgACCACACCCAGCCTCAGAAAAACTTCCACTATCATGATAAAGAGATGCAAATCTATCTTGTCCAAGATCTTCGATGCTCCGTGCAAAGAGGTGACAGGTTGGGTAGGAGAGTGGGAAGATGGCAATCTAGGCTTTAGATCAGTGCTTCCTTCCCAATGTTGCTACCCTTTAAAAGAACTCCTCAGGCAGTGGTGACCCCACTGCTACTTCCTAtgtgtaattctgctactgttaggaatcataacaCGACTGTCTGATGTTCGACCCCAGGAAAGGGTCGaaaacctacaggttgagaaccactgctctaatccACAAAGAGCCAGGTATCTGTGATACCTCTATCTAGACTTGCCAGGTGAAGGGAAAATAAGCCACTCATTAAAAGTGTAGAtctagtggtggcacatgcctgtgacccagcactcaggaggcagaggaaggaggaccactgtgagttcgaggccagcctggtctacaaagtgagtccaggacagccagggctacacagagaaaccctgtcttgggctggggtgggggggagtgtcAACCCAGATGTGATGCCACTGTGTCCCACATCACCTACCTCTTCTGGACAGCAGCCAAGTGTCCAGCTCCTGAGCTAGAACTGGCTGTAACACTAACAGCCAGAACTGAACAGGaaaccccaccccatgcccaTTGGTAGGAAAGGTGGAACCATGACTCCTGGATGAACGTGAAAGACTTGGCCTTTGAGCCAATCCCCTTGGGCAGCCTAATGAACATCTCTggtctcctgcctcctctggagCAACGTCTGTTCCAGCTTTGTCCTGCCCCTTGCCCAACTTTACCTCCCATACTTGCAAAGATACAAGCTGGCCAAAGAATGCCATCCAAGAggctttctccattttatttctttgggaaaggaaaatgaaaactcttTCCatcacatatggtatatatatatatatttatatatttatatataatttatttgtggTTGGACATTCCAAAGCTGTTCATATTTTTCTCTCCCCCgtcttcattttgttctgtatTAGTGCCTTCTCCCAGCCCCGGTGGACCAGGCTCAGGGTCTGGAGCAGGTGTAGTGAGGGATTAGAAGGGTGGGCAGTGGTTGCCAGAGTGGCCTCCAATCGAGGTCAAAAACCTGTTTGAGGACCACCCAGAAGGAGCTGTGCAGAGGGTTGGAGGCCACAAACAGGGCACTCCTGTTTTTGTGGGGGATGCACAGCTTGTTAAACAGTCACCAGTCATGGGAGGAGGCTGGTCAGGGATTGGGGGACTTGCTCACAGTAGTTACCAACTCTCTCCATCctgaccccaaaattccatctTGGGGGTAGAAGAGagagtgaaaaagagaaatacaagaaCTGAGGGCCAAGTCTCCTTTGATTGTTATTGCTGGTGAATTGGAAAATTACTTTCTTAAAAGAGAAATTAGAATTTCCATGCCTGTCTTGGGGAGATAGAATCTGAGAGATCCTAGAAAAGGACAGCGGCATTGACTGTCGCAACCCACACTGATGACAGTACTGGCCATCCCTGCCCGGACAAAATAAGACAGCTCAGGAGTCTGGCAAGCAACGTAAGGGTCAGTAGTCCTCGAACGTTAGCCTCGTTCTTTAAGGGCAGTCACCTCCAACCCTGGTTGGCCCCTCAAAACAAGGGCCCCGGGCTCGGACTTGGGCCAGTGGAGCTGGGGAGTGAGCAGTGCACCAAAAGTCAAGCAGAGCTTTCTGCTGGGAGAAAAGGTTAGACTTGGAAGAAAAGGCAGCCTGGGAAGATGATGTGAGCATGAAAGCAGaaggctggtggggggggggagtgagggaaAACACGGGAAGACATCAGACATCCATCTGACCACAGCAACAGGGCACACAATGCCTAAGAGGCAGGTAGCACTCATAGCTATAATCAGAGCTGAGCAGTGACCCTGGGTATGGTGGGGTCAACCAAGCAGCAGGGCATGTAGCCTTGGAGGATCCTGGCcagagggtgagggtggggctgagaaACCTCCAGGTGACCTTTCCCAAGAATAGGAAGGCAGATCTCCCCTGAGTACTGAGCTTCCAGCCTCAGCTGTCACCTCCCTCAATATACACAGAGGGACACATGCTCAGGACTAGGCCAGGCTCTGAGGCCTGAGTCCAAGATACCTTGGTGTGAGGGTGGGGGGCTGGGCAGGTAGCCCTCCCAACCACAGGCAGGCCATCTGCTCCCTCTTTTACCAAGCTGCCTGGGTTAGGAGAATACCACACGAAGGAGAGAGACTAGGAGCCTAGGGTCTGTCAGCATTGGTAGACCCATGCAGGTTCCTTCAGGCTGTCTGGCCTCGGAGGAGAGCGCAGACAATAGCACTGGACACAAGatggccagcagcagcagcagcagcccaagATCCGAGGAAGGGGGCTCGGGTACTTCCTGGCAATGCAAGCCTGTTGCCTCCATCTCCAACCAGAGGCTTCCCAGAAAAGGAGCATGCTCCCTGCGCCTGGGACCTCACCCCATGGCACTCTGCTCTCCCCGATGCTCTCCTTGGAGAGAGGGTCTGGAGTGGCTGGCTACCCACAGAGGCAGTGCTGGAGCTGCATGGACTAGGGGGACAAGGGGGTTGGGTCCCAGCTGCTTTGAGAACCTCTTTGGTCTGGGGGATATGCAGCACACGTGGGGAAgggaaatgaatgaatggaagggGCCATCGGTGACTCCCGACCTTCAGACAGGGCACTTGTCAGAAGGTTGTGCAAGAGGACAGAGAATCAGATTTCTGTGGACTCGATTCGCTCTAGGCGGGAGGGGGTCcaggccttcttctcctctccatgCTGGGGAGTAGGCGTGCTGGCACCCCCTGCTGCCCCACGCTCCCGGAGTCGCCGCTCCAGCTGCTGGTTGCGCTGGTACATTTCCACGTAACTCAGCTGGAGCTGCTTCTGGTATTCAAtgaccttctccttctcctccaacCACACCCGGCGCTCCTCTGCAAAGCTGGCACCCTGGCGCTCACGGGCACGCCGCTCAGCAGCCAGCTCAGCCTGcagtctccccacctccctgcgtAGGGCCCGTGTCCCACCCTCTCCCCCGGCATCCACCTCCCCATCAACAGAAGCCAGGGAAGCGGCAGCTGCCACCCCAGCCTGGCGGCGCATCTTGGCCTCATCGCTCTCACAGGAGGCCAGCGCCTCCTGTGGCTCGGCCAGGTCCACTGGGGTCAGTGCGGGCTTGAGGCAGGCAGGGGGCAGCTCGCCTTCGCTCAGCTCCAGGCTGGCCTGTTTGCTGCCGAAGGAGTCCCTCAAGCTGAGCAGCTGTTCCTCCTTCTCCCGGAGGGAGGCCCTACCCTCCCGAAGCTGGGAGCGCAGCCCCACGATCTCACTCAACTTCTGCGACACATCAGCCTGTGAGTCCTTCAGTTGTTGCTTCAGGAGGGAAATCTCACCCGCCTTCTGGCACACCTGGATAGGGACAGGCGGAAGCAGAAGCCCCGGTAAAGACACAAGCCGAGGTAGTTAAGGTTCATATCAACCCAGCTCCCAGATCTGGCTCCAAAGGCACCTCGGCTCTTGCTCTGCCCCATGGGGGTTCCTTGGCTAACTCATCTCTACAGCCCAAGGGCACAGCCTCTGTTCTCGGTTACTCTGAACTGATTTGGTCCTACTCCTTTCACTCCCCTCCCtcgtacccccccccccccccactacactACACGTTGGAGGAGAAGATGAATGGGAGGAAAGCTCTAGGCCCCGCCCCAGCCCGCACCTCCCACTTAGTTTCCTCCATCCGGGGCAGGAAGTCGGCCTGCTCCTTCTGGCAGGCGGCCACCTTGTCCTCTAGCTCTTCCCGTTGCCTCATCAGCTGGGCCGCCTCCTCCTGCAGCTGTTTCTTGTCCTGCTGTAGCCGCAGCACCTGCAGCTGTAGGCCCTGCTGGGCACGCTGGGCACGGCGGGCCACCTGCTGCAGCTTTCCACTGCAACCCTGCCGGAGCTCAGCCAGCTCTCGCTCCCAGGCCTTCTGCCGCTCCTCCAACACTTGGGCCACGGCCGCCTCGCTCTGTTCCAGGCTGCGGCGGAGAGCTGCCacctcctgctctttctcccaCAGCCGCTCCTCCAGCTCCTGGATCAGTGCACTGGGCGAGGGCGGTGAACAGGCTGCAAATGGCAGGCCTCCACTGCTGCCCTCCCCAGATCCCAGGTGGCCGGACCGCCCCATGGAGGAGGATGACCCACTCTTACTGGATGCCCGCCCACTGTCAGAGGTCCCCAGATCTTGGTAGCCTgaccccccgccgccgccgctgctgctacTACTGTAGCCGACAGTGCCAATGCGGTTGATGTGGCTGGTGGAGGCACTGAGGGGTGCCAGGTGCTGGCTatagctggaattataggtaggCAAGCTTGTGAGTGAGTTTCGGCCTGAGTCTGAGAggccacccccactcccaccagcTGGAGTCATGGTCCGAGACTTGTCCAGTCCGCCCTTGAGTCCAGAAGGGCCCTGTCGTCCCTCAGGGGTCCCATTGGTCTGTGGAGGACACAAGTTCTGCATGGAATGGAAGTTCTTGGGTACAACAGGCTTGAAGGCTGATGGCCGAACTAGTGGCTCTGAGCACTGcataaaaggagggagggagaggcatcaGACCGAGATCTTAATCCTCTTCCTTACATCCAAAACTCCTGCCCCTGTTAGATCTCCAAACGAAGTCTCCCACAAGCCATCCCAGTCCTGGATCCACAAGTGAGACTTACCCCCAGGATTGTAACTCCACAGCTCCCCCAAGATggctttcctcctgcctcccatgaGCCCCCCTAAAAAACTCTTGGGTCCTGGGACTAACCTGGTCTAGCTTGCCAGAGGTGGTCAGGAGCTTGGGTGGGTGACCGGGTTCACGATACTGTGGTGGAGCCTTGTCACTgcccccactgctgctgctgcccccacTGCTGCCCACCACATTACCACAGACATCTGTGTGGTCACTGCCCCGCAGCTCGCCATTGAGGTAGAGAGAATTGGCGAGAACCTTGTCCTCTGATGGGTAGCGGCCAGGTCTCTCTCTGCTGGCCccactgccgccgccgccactgctTCTTGGACCAGGGAAACTGCCctggctgcccccaccccctgttcGAGTGCCCACGCTTTTCATAGGAAACTCCTGGGCATGGGTCACCCCACCATCCACACTGCTCATGGTCAGGCGGGGATCTGGGGGTCCAAGCTCAGAAGGCCGGGGGCCGAAAGCCAGCAGAGGATCCCTCCCTGGATCAGCGCGCACAGGTAACGTCTCCAGCTTCGCCATGACTAAGCTAGAAGGGCACTGTGGGCACAAGTGGGAAGGAAGGTAGAGAGGTCAGAAGCCACCCCAACCCCAGCACAGCACCATGCATACGCCTCAACTGTACTCACTTAACCCAACTCCACCCATGAGCCTCTCAGACCCAGTTACCCTCTTAACTGTGCTGCAGCTTCCAGAATTTAGTTTTCATTAAATTTACCCTGGGTCATGACTCCTATATTCCCCCgcttcctgggctggggagattggCCGGGTTGAGGAAAGCAGTAACTGAATTCAATAGGGGACCTCAGAGGTTAGAGAGACACAatatacttcacacacacacacacacacacacacacacacacacacacacacacacacacacacacagagctaacaGCGTGGGTATTTCCGCGGCCCCTTGACTCAAGGTGGTGAACAATAGAAGTGAAAGCTAACTACAGGGTAGACTTCTCTCCTTACCTTTCCAAAGAGGTGGGGGGCCGGCGGGTCCTCAAGCTTGGGACCCTCCGAGGCCGGGTCTGCAGGGGCCATATGGCTCTCTCTCGAAGTCCGGGCTCGGCCAGAACCAGCTGTGCGACTTTGGACTAACTGACCAAGCCATCCCGTACTAcagttttctcctctgtgaaATGGGAGTCATTAAAAACCGTGTAGTCGCGCGCCAGGCGCCCAGCAAGCCAGCGAAAGAACCTCCGGTCTTGGAGTTGGGTGGGCGGAGCTGCTGCTGCGGCCTGCTCCAAGGTCGCAGGTGGGCGCAGCCCTGCTTAAACCGATTGGCGCGCCTGGGCAGTGGCTGCAGCAGGTGGCAAGGGAGCCTCCCTGGAGGTTTTCCTAACTTGGTCTTGTGAGGGCCTGGCCCCCCCGAGTGGCCCACTCTGAGATCAGTACTTTGCAATAGTCCCCAAGCTGGCAGAGGCCAGGGGCAGGGACACAGCGACACTAGCACAGGAGCAACCAACTCCTCCCGCCAGGCTTTTCCCACAGGTGGGTGAAACATGGGCGGGGCTTGCGCAACCAATGCTGACCCCTGAGGATGCCATGCCTGCTGAACCCTGCTAAGAATGCGGTACCACCAGGAAGAGTTTTGGAttagccattctctctctctctctctctcacacacacacacacacacacacacacacacacacacacacacacacacacacacacacacacaccttccctttacacacacacacacacacacacacacacacaccttccctttGGACCTTGACCCCACGTCAACTGACCATGAAGTGTTCTCAGCCAGTTCTGCTGGGTGAACTCTTCCCACACAAGGGGGTGCAAAGCCTCCTATTATTTATTACTCGTGCTCAGAGAGGCCTCGCTTACTTCCTGGTTCTTTTGTCCTAGAGATCTGTATTATACAGGTGGGCAGGGACACCTGGCAAGTCCCGGCCACTAGCTAGAGGCTCTAATAGCTCAAATACGTGTGCCAGTTATGAAAGAGGGCTGCTCTTCAGGCCTGTAAAGCCCAGAAACCAGGCGGGGCACCTTTCTTCCCTATTAAAGCTTAGGGGTCCATGTACAAGCACCTCTTGAATGCTCTGCAGACCTCCTTCTTACCCACATGGCTAATTCTAATGGTGTGTCCTTTATGTCACGCCCCAAACCAAGGGAGGCTGCTGACACATGCACCCTTCAGTTTCTTCTGGCCACATTGAACACTGCCAAGTTCGCTAACAAGCTGGTCATCGGCACTGCAGAAATCCATCCAATGCCTACCTCCACAGGTGTGGAAGACAGCACTGTTGCCACCCTCCTCCTTTTGCTCATCCTGTGCCCACATGTAAGCTGATACCAGCCTGGGGCACAAGAGGCACCTAGGGAAACACCGAAGTGTGGGATGTACAGGCGTAGAACCCCAACAGGGAGGCCTCTTGGCCTTACCCCAGCTACCTCCACTCTGGGCATACTCTAGCCTGCTGGCCTTCAACCTTGAAACCTTTTCCTACCCTAAGCTtagtctcttctccctctctctctctctctctctctctctctctctctctctcatcctcactGAGTTCAACGTAGGGGACAGCTGCGACTGGCAGGGTGAAGGCTGCATGGCCCGAGGCTTGGAGCCAACAGGGAGGCTTGGGCACGGTTACAGGAAGAACTGGCAAATCCTCACGCAGCTGGAGCTCAGGTGGAGGGAACATGAGAAGGGGCTAGGGCACCAGGTGTGGGTGTGACATCATTAACTTGACAGGCAGAGATTGCTTGGAAGAGAAGACCAAAGATACCTCTTGCAGGGAGGCAAGGCTGATTGTTAGCATCTGAGAGTGGCGTAGGTGGGCCTAGCCATCAAGCAAGGATGGGAGGTAGTGTGGGAGCAGCAAAGAGTCCAAGAGAAGCTGTGCCCTGAAAGCCAAAATGGGGAGGGGACTCAAAGCAGGGGCACTAACCAGCCTGGAGAAATAGGCCCCAGACCCCTGCTACTTGGAATTCCGAAACGaaaggattgcaagttcaaggctagcctgagcaacttagtgagaccttgtcttaaaaaataaaaaaggcagctggatgtggtggcacacaccttttgttctagcactcagagagaggccgagtcaggaggattgctgtgagtttgggactagccttgtctacaagtagcaagcccaggacagccaaggctacacagagaaatcctgtctcgacacacacacaggctcagcaGTTGACTGCTGCTTCCCTAGCACATGCAAGACCCTGGCTGGATTCAATCcctgg
This window harbors:
- the Lzts3 gene encoding leucine zipper putative tumor suppressor 3, whose protein sequence is MAPADPASEGPKLEDPPAPHLFGKCPSSLVMAKLETLPVRADPGRDPLLAFGPRPSELGPPDPRLTMSSVDGGVTHAQEFPMKSVGTRTGGGGSQGSFPGPRSSGGGGSGASRERPGRYPSEDKVLANSLYLNGELRGSDHTDVCGNVVGSSGGSSSSGGSDKAPPQYREPGHPPKLLTTSGKLDQCSEPLVRPSAFKPVVPKNFHSMQNLCPPQTNGTPEGRQGPSGLKGGLDKSRTMTPAGGSGGGLSDSGRNSLTSLPTYNSSYSQHLAPLSASTSHINRIGTVGYSSSSSGGGGGSGYQDLGTSDSGRASSKSGSSSSMGRSGHLGSGEGSSGGLPFAACSPPSPSALIQELEERLWEKEQEVAALRRSLEQSEAAVAQVLEERQKAWERELAELRQGCSGKLQQVARRAQRAQQGLQLQVLRLQQDKKQLQEEAAQLMRQREELEDKVAACQKEQADFLPRMEETKWEVCQKAGEISLLKQQLKDSQADVSQKLSEIVGLRSQLREGRASLREKEEQLLSLRDSFGSKQASLELSEGELPPACLKPALTPVDLAEPQEALASCESDEAKMRRQAGVAAAASLASVDGEVDAGGEGGTRALRREVGRLQAELAAERRARERQGASFAEERRVWLEEKEKVIEYQKQLQLSYVEMYQRNQQLERRLRERGAAGGASTPTPQHGEEKKAWTPSRLERIESTEI